Proteins from one Ahaetulla prasina isolate Xishuangbanna chromosome 2, ASM2864084v1, whole genome shotgun sequence genomic window:
- the LOC131191237 gene encoding protein FAM240B-like isoform X2 yields the protein MNNQYFRYEVLACETGELKIFWEKTIEKQTQHSKAEKDRLQRSALTKLRNEWKAMLEKRLKMIKEHEEKKEVLQ from the exons ATGAACAATCAATATTTTCGCTATGAAGTCCTTGCCTGTGAGACTGGTGAGCTGAAAATCTTCTGGGAAAAGACCATTGAAAAGCAAACACAACATTCGAAAGCCGAGAAAGACCGTTTACAGAGAAGTGCATTGACCAA ACTCCGAAACGAATGGAAAGCAATGctggaaaaaagattaaaaatgataaaagaacatgaagaaaagaaagaagtccTTCAATGA